From the genome of Phaeodactylum tricornutum CCAP 1055/1 chromosome 9, whole genome shotgun sequence:
TCCTTGGCACGCAGGGGCACCACCGATCAAGCGGTACGCTCGTGGACAACAGTGGACCCAGCAACACAGTCACATCCATGGTCGTCGATGGATCAACCGCCACCACAGACTCGAAAGTATCCCTGGTCTACAGTCCGACAATAAGGAAGCTCTACCGACGAAGTTTACTCATTCACCAACGTTCATGTTACAAGTAGTCTGTACAAAGATCTGTTTATTTAACATGACTTGTCATTATCTTTATCGTTTGACTCGTTTCCGAGGATTGATTGTTGGTTCTTCATTTTGGCTTTTGTTGTCatcactgtcgtcgtcttgaTGGTCGCCACTATCGGAGGACCCAGACGCAGAATCATCCTTGGCATCGTTTTCGCTATCATCAGTGTGATTGGCTTGATCGATGCTCTCTTCCTCCGCAAAGGACTGATCATCCCCATTCTCGTGGTCCGAGTCGACGTAGTCTCGCACAATATCATCCTGTTCCACATCAGAATTGTTATAATCTTCTCCGTCAACTCCCCAGGTTCCGTCTCGTCCCATGAGTACACAATTGACTCGCTGTTTTAGATACATACAGTTGACCTGTTTCCGGCTATTGGTATCGTAGATTCGCAGCATCCGATCCAACCCAACCACCGCCATGAATGGCAACGATTCGTGCTTGGCCAAGGATCGGATGGATCCAGCCGGGCCCGGGTAGCGGCCGTCAGATAATTGGGTGCTGGCGTTGTACTTATGCTCCAGCTTGCGCACATCTATAGTGTGCAAATCGCCCGAACTGTCACCGACAACAATACTGTAAGGATCCATTTGACACAAGGCCGTGACGCGGTGCTCCACAAAGCCCTTGGCTGGCGTTACGGAGAATGGGCGGCGTTGGACAGAATCATCCCGGATGTCGTATATCCGGACTTGACGATGGGCCGTACCGACTGCTAGGACGTTTTGTCCCAACGAGGACGAATCATAGGCATTGAGAAACAGAATAGACGTGGGCCACACCAGTGCCTGCAAGAGTGTTTGCGGATCCGGTGGTAGATTCTTGGCCTTCCAGACGGCCTGAGTGGTTTCCAGGTCGTACAGGACAGTTTCTCGCTCGCGACCGCCCATAGCGACACGCGCACGTTTGGCATCGACGGCCATGGCGGTGATTAATGGATCTTTGCTGCCGTTGGATGGTGCGGAAGTGGCGAGTGGGGAGAACTGTCGGACAATCGGTGTTTCCGCCGTATGATTCACAATCGTCACGTTACCCTGGGCGTCAGCGGCACATAGGAGGTTGGCGTTGGATGCGGGAAAGGCCGACATCCCAATCGGAGACGTAGAGGGGTGAATACTCCTGTGCGTGGTTTGTGTCTGCTGTGACGCAAAAATGTTGGCGTGGGCCGCAACTTGTCGGTATCGACCGTACGTTTGTTCTTCCGAAACGGATCGTTGCCATACTTGGACGGATCCATCGATACACAGTGAGGCAAAGGATTTATCCTGGTCCGTTTCCAACCAGGTCAGATCCACTACTCCTTTTGTTCGAGTCGGAATCGTCAACCCTACATTCACTACGGCGGTGCCAACGTTTTTCACGACAGCGACGGCACGTGGGCTGTTCTGCACTTGAACAGGTTTGGTCGCCGAGCGTTGCTTGGCACGAGCCAATTCGGGAATAGTTTCCTTGATGAGGCCACATTCGTCTCCCGTTATTAATCGCATAGTGGTGGACGTACACTAGCTGATATATTTGCGAATGTGAGGGATATTGGAGGAAAACGACGGTCAACGGATTGCGGATGGAATCAATCGATGCTTGTTCTCGGTGTTCGTTCCGTCGCGATTTTCTTGGTGGAAAACGGGATGAGATCAGGTTGGGAGCTGATGGTCCCGAGACTGACGAAGGACGGACAAGACTAGTTAGGTACTTCTGGTAACGTAACAAGTATATCGCTCGATTTATATTTTGCAGCAAATTTAAATTCGAGATTCCTTTTATTGGGAAGTCGTGTGAATCTCTCTCGGCAAGGCGAGAAATAGTACATTCCACATTCCATGTTGAAGTACGTGTTCCACGGTGGAAGATCCTTGCAATCCCCGTTTTGGGCCGAAAGAGCAAACGGTCCCGAATCGACGGACCGTCATCGGCTTGTCGTTCCTCCTTCCTCTTTGCACTTAGTAGAAGAGTCCAGCGTCAAGCACATCCATGCATTCGAGAGCGTCTACCACTTTGAGATAGGACTTTTGATCGTTGCAGGAAAAAGAGAACAGTATGAGATTTCTATTCACCATTGCCTTTCTGTCCAGTGTGACGACGACACGGGGATTCACCGTTGGGACGACTCGTGCCAGCGTCGTGAAAGCCCCGGGTCTAGCCATGCTCCCCAGTAACAAGAACGCAAACCATGCGCGCCATAAGAgtcttcgtccaccaaaGACGTCGTCCTTTTATCCCTTTGACGAATCTTCCACAACTAGTACGAAACGTCCGACAACCTCCGGAGTGTCGTTACAAGCCAAGCCTGGCCCGAACGCCGAAGCGGAAGATGGCAGTGCCGGTGTCCGTCAGTTGCTCGGACTCAAGGGAGCTTCCGCCGAATCGAACATTTGGAAAATTCGCTTGCAGCTCACCAAGCCCGTGACGTGGATTCCCCTTGTCTGGGGGGTCATGTGCGGAGCTGCCGCCTCGGGTAATTATCACTGGATATGGAACCCCTTGGATCCGAACGATCGGAATGTTATGCTGGGATTGGAAGACGCACTCAAGGGCTTTGTTGCCATGATTTTGGCCGGTCCCTTCTTGACGGGATACACACAAACAATTAATGATTGGTACGATCGCGAAATTGACGCCATCAACGAACCGTATCGACCTATCCCTTCGGGAGCCATTTCGGAAGGCGAAGTCATTGCGCAGATCTGGATCTTGCTGTTGGGGGGACTCGGGATTGCCTACGGTTTGGATGTCTGGGCTGGTCACGAAACGCCGACGGTTCTCCTCTTGAGTATCTTTGGTTCCTTCATTTCCTATATTTATTCGGCACCGCCGCTCAAACTCAAGCAGAACGGTTGGGCAGGGAACTACGCACTCGGTGCCTCCTACATTTCACTACCCTGGTGGTGTGGACAAGCCGTCTTTGGTACACTGGACAAGCCCGTCTATTTCATACTGTGAGTGTCTCGAAAATCGTGAACGTGCTTTTCTGCGAGAGATTATGTGCacgtgcgtgtgtgtgtgtgtagtaTTAGTGGTGAGAGTACAATTTGAAAGTGTTTTTTTCTTCAACCTCGCTGACACAACCATTCATTCGCACTGATCAACCCCTCTTCTCCTAGCCCAATCTTGTACTCAATTGCAGGACTCGgaattgccattgtcaacGACTTCAAATCAATCGAAGGCGACCGCGCCCTTGGTCTACAAAGTTTGCCGGTCGCCTTTGGCATTGACAAGGCCAAATGGATTTGTGCCGGTTCCGTAACGCTGACACAACTCGGAGTGGCCGCGTACCTGCAAACTTTGGGCGAGTCGTTGTACGCGGGTATTTTAATCGCTCTTATTCTGCCGCAAATGTATTTTCAAGCGACGCTCTTGCTGCCTGATCCCGTGGAAAATGATGTCAAATACCAGGCTTCCGCCCAGCCCTTCTTGGTCTTTGGTATTCTAGCCACGGCTCTCTGCATCGGCCATCACGATTTCTCCGTGTAAAGTAATAGCGATAATGAGCATTATACCTACGCAAGACGTAACCCAAGACATAGGATACATTCCAATAACATTTCAAGCTTCTCTAATTGTTCGGTACATATTATTGACAGGTTAGACAAAATTAAGGTCTTTATTCCGTAGCAAAGGCCCGAAGGTATTCGTCAATCCCTCCGTCTACCCGCCGCAATTTGCCTTCGTTCGCCACCAACGCGTAGCACTGCGCCTCCACAGATCGAACAAAGTTTGCGTCATGCGAGGAAATGACGACCGTTCCGTTCCAGCCGCGCAATCCGTAAATTAAAGCCTCCACGCTTTCGACGTCCAGGTTCGAAGTGGGCTGGTCCAACACAAGCACCTGGGGGTTTCCCAGTAGTACACTGGCCAAACAGACTCGATTCCGTTCGCCACCACTCAAAAACCGCAAGTTTGTGGTGGCTTGCGTGGGTGACATTCCAAAGTTGGTAAGCTCACTGCGCAAGTCTTGTTCCGTCTTTTGACGGTATTGCGCT
Proteins encoded in this window:
- a CDS encoding predicted protein; this encodes MRFLFTIAFLSSVTTTRGFTVGTTRASVVKAPGLAMLPSNKNANHARHKSLRPPKTSSFYPFDESSTTSTKRPTTSGVSLQAKPGPNAEAEDGSAGVRQLLGLKGASAESNIWKIRLQLTKPVTWIPLVWGVMCGAAASGNYHWIWNPLDPNDRNVMLGLEDALKGFVAMILAGPFLTGYTQTINDWYDREIDAINEPYRPIPSGAISEGEVIAQIWILLLGGLGIAYGLDVWAGHETPTVLLLSIFGSFISYIYSAPPLKLKQNGWAGNYALGASYISLPWWCGQAVFGTLDKPVYFILPILYSIAGLGIAIVNDFKSIEGDRALGLQSLPVAFGIDKAKWICAGSVTLTQLGVAAYLQTLGESLYAGILIALILPQMYFQATLLLPDPVENDVKYQASAQPFLVFGILATALCIGHHDFSV
- a CDS encoding predicted protein; translation: MRLITGDECGLIKETIPELARAKQRSATKPVQVQNSPRAVAVVKNVGTAVVNVGLTIPTRTKGVVDLTWLETDQDKSFASLCIDGSVQVWQRSVSEEQTYGRYRQVAAHANIFASQQTQTTHRSIHPSTSPIGMSAFPASNANLLCAADAQGNVTIVNHTAETPIVRQFSPLATSAPSNGSKDPLITAMAVDAKRARVAMGGRERETVLYDLETTQAVWKAKNLPPDPQTLLQALVWPTSILFLNAYDSSSLGQNVLAVGTAHRQVRIYDIRDDSVQRRPFSVTPAKGFVEHRVTALCQMDPYSIVVGDSSGDLHTIDVRKLEHKYNASTQLSDGRYPGPAGSIRSLAKHESLPFMAVVGLDRMLRIYDTNSRKQVNCMYLKQRVNCVLMGRDGTWGVDGEDYNNSDVEQDDIVRDYVDSDHENGDDQSFAEEESIDQANHTDDSENDAKDDSASGSSDSGDHQDDDSDDNKSQNEEPTINPRKRVKR